GAAAATTAACCCTCTTTGGAGATATTTCTGGCTTTTCGTAATTGGCAGGGTTGTACTTTACTATACATACGTGGCAGTTCGGGTGTACTTTCCCGTCGTTATGTTTATGAGTGAGAGAAACCTGTCCCTCAATTACAAAGAGCAGTAAAAGAATTGCTACTAAAATTCTCATTTAACGTTTAGTATCTTATTTTAACATGGAAAACCTGAATATAGTCACCCTAACGGGAGCAGGGATATCCGCGGAAAGTGGTATACCCACCTTTAGGGGTAAAGACGGGCTCTGGAACAAGTTCAAACCCGAAGAACTCGCAACACCGGAAGCTTTCTTCAGAAACCCGAAACTCGTCTGGGAGTGGTACGACTGGAAGAGGCAGCTAATAGCGAAAGCCCAACCCAACGAAGGACACAAAATACTTACAAAAATGGAAGAGGAGTTCCCGAACTTTTACCTTATAACCCAGAACGTTGACGGACTTCACCAAAGGGCGGGTTCAAAAAAGGTTATAGAACTCCACGGAAACATATGGAAGGTAAGGTGTGTGGAGTGCGGAAACGAAAGGTACGAGTACACAACACCTCTTCCCGAAATTCCTCCAAAGTGTGAGAAGTGCGGAGGGCTTTTGAGACCCGGGGTAGTCTGGTTCGGAGAGAGCCTGCCGGTGGATGCCCTGAGCAGGGCTTATGAGCTATCAAGGGAAGCCCACGTGTTCATAGTTGTAGGAACTTCGGGAGTCGTGTATCCCGCTGCGGAACTCCCCTTCGTGGCAAAAGAAAACGGAGCCCAAGTAATAGAAGTAAACCCGGAAGAGACTCCAATAACGAAGATTGCGGACATGCACTTTAAGGAAAAGGCGAGCACGGGACTGAAAAAAGTTTACGATTACCTGAGGGAAAAGTATGGCTCTAAGGGATAGGGTGAAGAAATTAAAA
The genomic region above belongs to Aquifex aeolicus VF5 and contains:
- a CDS encoding SIR2 family NAD-dependent protein deacylase, with product MENLNIVTLTGAGISAESGIPTFRGKDGLWNKFKPEELATPEAFFRNPKLVWEWYDWKRQLIAKAQPNEGHKILTKMEEEFPNFYLITQNVDGLHQRAGSKKVIELHGNIWKVRCVECGNERYEYTTPLPEIPPKCEKCGGLLRPGVVWFGESLPVDALSRAYELSREAHVFIVVGTSGVVYPAAELPFVAKENGAQVIEVNPEETPITKIADMHFKEKASTGLKKVYDYLREKYGSKG